The DNA window CAAGCGGTAGGCGTCAGCGACCCAGAGCGGCCGTGAATCGAGGCAGCCCCGGGTTCTTCGCGGTCCAGGGACGTGCTAGATCGCCATGCCTTTATGTCGCCCTCTCAGTCTGCCGTTTCCTCCCAGGTCCGCCGAACTTTCTTGGATTTCTTCGCCCAGCGAGGCCACGAGGTCGTGGCGAGCGCGCCGCTGGTTCCGCAGAACGATCCCACCCTGATGTTCGTGAACGCGGGGATGGTGCAGTTCAAAGACGTCTTCACGGGCAAGGAGAAGCGCCCCTACACCCGCGCTGCTTCGAGTCAGAAGTGCATTCGCATCAGCGGGAAGCACAACGATCTGGAGAACGTCGGCGTGACCGCGAGGCACCAGACCTTCTTCGAGATGCTGGGGAACTTCAGCTTCGGCGATTACTTCAAGGAAGAGGCCATCGTCTATGCCTGGGAGCTGCTCACCAAGGTTTACGGTGTCCCCGCATCACGCCTGATCGTCACCGTTTACAATGGCGAGGGAGGCTTTCCAGCGGACGAAGAAGCGGCTGCGATCTGGCGCAAGGTGACGGGCTTCGGCGACGATCGGATCCAGCGCCTGGGCCTGGCGGACAACTTCTGGACCATGGGTGACACCGGGCCTTGTGGTCCCTGCTCCGAGATCCACTTCTTCCACGGTAACGAGCCGGATCTCTCGCGCTTTGGCGAGGAGCCTCGCATCGACGGGAGCGGGTGGACGGAGATCTGGAACAACGTCTTCATGCAATACGACCGGGCCGAGAAGGATGGACCGGTCACGCCTCTGCCGGCGGCGAGTGTCGACACGGGCATGGGCCTGGAGCGCATCGCCAGCGTGCTGCAAGGGGTCACGTCGAACTACGACACGGACCTGCTGCGAGGGCTCGTGGACAGGGCGGCCCAGCTGAGCGGCAAGCGCTACACCGGCTCGACGGGAGCCGACGATGTGTCGATGCGCGTCATCGCCGATCACGCTCGTACGACGGCCTTCCTCATCGCCGAAGGGGTGATGCCCGAGAAGCAGAAGCGCGAGTACGTCCTGCGCCGGGTGATGCGTCGGGCCATCCGCCACGGTCACCGCCTCGGCATCGAGAAGCCGTTTCTGCACGAAGTGGCGCTCGATGTCGTGCGTCTGATGGGCGACGTGTACCCCGAACTCAACGAGCGGCGAGAGCTCATCGCGCGCGTCACGGAGGACGAGGAGGTCCGGTTCCGCGCCACCCTCAAGCGCGGCATGAAGATCCTCGAGGAACGCTTCGGCGCGATGCAGAGCACGGATGCGCGCGTCCTGCCTGCAGAGGCAGCGGCTGATCTGTACACCACCTACGGTTTTCCTCTGGATCTGACCCAGGTCATCTGTGCGGAGCAGAAGTTCGAGGTCGACGTTGCAGGGGCCGAGGCGATCATTCGGGGTGCGGAGGAGACCGACGGGCCGATCAATCCAGAGGCCGCCCTCGATCCTGCCTTCCGCGAAGCGCGCGGTCGATTGCAGGAACCCGTCACCTTCACGGGGTACGATGCCGAGGAGGGGGACAGCGAGGTCGTGGCCCTCATTCGCGTGGATACGGAGGGGAGCGGCGAAAAAGCGCGTCGGCGGCGCGTGCTCGTGGACCGCGCAGAGGCTGGGACGCACGTCGAGGTCGTGGTGGCGAGCACGCCGTTCTACGCCGAGAGTGGCGGGCAGGTGGGCGATATCGGCACCATCACCGCGAGCGGGCTGCTCGTCGAGGTAAAGGATGCGCAGAAGCCGCTCACCGGCCTCACCGTGCATGATGGTGTCGTCTCGCAGGGGAGCATCGAGGTGGGGCAGCGCGTGCACCTCGAAGTGAACCATGCTGCTCGGTCCGCGACCCGGCGCAATCACTCTGCGACCCATGTCTTGCACTGGGCGCTGCGCAAGGTGCTCGGTGAGCACGCTCAGCAGAAAGGCTCGCGCGTCGGGCCGGACATCCTGCGGTTCGACTTCGCCCACAACAAGCCGCTCACGCGGGAGGAGGCCGAGAAGATCGAGGACCTCGTGAACGCGAAGCTGCTCTCCAACGCGTCTGTACAGACGGACGTGCTCTCGATGGATGAAGCGAAGAAGCGCGGTGCGATGGCGATCTTCGAGGAGAAGTACGGGGACACCGTGAGGATGTTGTCGATGACGCCGGAGGTGGTCGAGCTGTGTGGAGGGACCCACGCGAGCGCGCTCGGCGATATCGGATTCTTCAAGATCACGGGGGAGGGGGGGGTTGCTGCGGGCGTGCGGCGCCTCTTCGCCGCAACAGGCCTGAACGCATTGAGCTATGTGCGCAGCCTCGAGAACGACATGGGGCGTGCGCGTCAGGCGGCTCGCGCGCAGGGGGGAGATCTCGCAGAGAAGATCGGAAAGCTGGTCGCGCACGAGCGTGAGCTCGAGAAGAAGATCGCTGAACTGGAGCGCAGGCTGGCAGAAGGGGGAGGCCCCGGTCAGGGAAGTGGGGGTGGCCTGGAGGCGTTCCTCGAAGGGGCTCGCGAGGTCGGGGGGGTCAAGGTGCTCGCCCGACGGCTCGCTGACGGAACCAGCGCCGCGGCGTTGCGCGAGATCGCCGAGAAACTGCGTGACAAGCTGGGAGACCGCGCCGCCGTGCTCCTGGGCTCCGTCGTGGGCGACAAGGTGCAGCTGGCCCTGATGGTGTCCAAAGCTGCCACCGAGCGGCTGAAAGCGGGTGATCTCATTCGACCGATCGCGAAGGTGGTCGGTGGTTCGGGAGGGGGTCGTCCCGACATGGCGCAGGCCGGTGGTACCGAGATCGGGAAGATCGACGCAGCCATCGAGGCTGCCTATGTGGAGTTCGAGAAGAAGCTGGGCTGACACGCTCCTGGCGTCATGTAGCAGGAGCGACCGCTCCTCACTCCTCCCGGTCTGGTCTCTCGGAGGCCTCTGCTTCGAACCGCTCCCCTGGCTCGTCGCGCAGCCGCGCCCGCACGGGGGGGAGCGGTCTGGCTTCTCGGGCTGTCGGTGTGACCTGCGTCGCCATGGCCCCGGAGAGCGAGGCGTGGGCGCCGATGGTCGCGCGCACGATGGGCGGCAGGTAGAGCGCGTCCAGGTCGATCCGCGAGAGCGCAGCGGCCACGGTCGCGATCCGGTCGGGCAGCGCAGCGCATGCGTCCACGAGGATCACCCGACGGCCCCGGACGGTACAGAGGCCGCCGCGTGGTCGGCGCGCGTCCGACAGGTTCGGATCGAAATGCTCCATCCGGACCTCGATGCCCGTCCGAGCAGCAGTCCGGGTGAGCTCGTCGAGCAGTCGCGAGAGCTCCACGCAATGAGGGTATCGTCCTCGAGACGGGAATGGGGCCCGTTTCTCTAGGTTTCCATGGTGGTGCAGCAGCTCATCAGGTCGACATTGCGGGGACGTTCCCGGATCTGGCGGGCGAAAGCAACCAAGGTTGACGTAGCCAGGAGGCCATGTTACGAGCCGGCATAGGTCCGCGCGCTTAGGCCGAGTGGGAGCGACTGTGCGCTTCCCGGCCGCGGCGGGGAAATCCCGCGAGCTTCGTACTGGGGCTGGGCCATTGCCATCAGCCACGGGCGGGGTGGTCGCGCGGGGGGCACCGAGCAGCGCGCCGCGATGCGGTGCGCTCAAGGGACGAACAACGATGACATTCACGGATGCAGCCGCCGAGGTCCTGCGCCTCGTCGGGAGACCGCTTCATTACAAAGAGATCACGGACATCGCGATCGAGAAAAACCTGCTGAGCCATGTCGGCAAGAGCCCCGAAGTCACGATGGGCGCACGGCTGGCGGCGATGCTCAAGAAGGACTCTCCGGAGAATCCCCTGGTTCGTGTGAAGCCAGGCGTGTTCGCGCTGCGCGAGTGGGACGAGAGGACCATCCGTGCCGGGCTCGACAAGAAGGGGAAGCGGCCAGCCAAGGCGGAAGAGGTGGTCAAGCCGGCGCCCGAGGTCGAGAGCGACGCCGAGGCGGAGCTCGGCGTGGAGGCCGAGGCCGACGGCGAATTCGAGGAGCCTGGAGAGGCCGAGGAGTCCGTCGGGCTCGTGGAAGCGGAGGACGGCCAGCCCGAACTCCCGCCGAGTGAGGACGACAGCGAGCTGCTCGAGGCATCCACGGAGGTGGAGGTCTCGATCGACGCTGCTGCCACGGACGAAGAGGACGAGGAGCGTCCTTCCTCGGAACACAGTGCACAGCACCGTGCCGTCGTGATCCCGCCCGCGTCTCCGTCGCGCTCTACGCTCCAGTTCGTGGAGGAGGAGGAGGACGCAGAGCCGGCTGGGCCTGATGACGTGATGCGCGCGGAGGCGGTGGCAGGAGCCGCGGAGATTTTCGACGAAGAGGATGACGACGATCAGCCGATCCTTGGAGGGGACGACAGGAGCCTGTCGGCTGCCGATCAAGGAGAGGGGCGTCGTCGCCGTCGTCGTCGTCGTCGCGGCCGCAGCGGCCCGGAGACGGGCGCGCCTGGCAACGGAGGCTTGCCCACCTACACGGCGACTCCTGTCGAAGGGCGCAGCAGTGAGGGGCGAGGTGCCGAAGGGCGCAGCAGTGAGGGGCGAGGTGCCGAAGGGCGCAGCAGTGAGGGGCGAGGGTTCGAAGGACGTAGCTTCGAGGGGCGGGGCTTCGAGGGGCGGAACGGTGGGCGTGAGCCGGCTGTCACCACCGAGCCGGCGTTTCGTCCTCAAATCATCGAGTTCACGGGCGGCGAAGGATACGCGCTCGACGATCTGGGAGGTCGTGACCTGGCCGATGCGGTAGCGTCGTTGCTGGCGACCTTCGATCGCAACGCTGGACCCGTCTCGTTGCGGCAGATTGCAGAGACCGCGCAGCGGCGTGGCAAGCTCCAGGGTGACCCTCAGCTCGTCCAGTCGCAGGTCGCCGCCGCGATGCGTGCCGACAATGCTCGCCGCACAGCGGCCGGCCAGCGAGCGCGTTTCAGGTTCACTGGGGGGCGGGTCGCGCTGACCGACTGGCAGCTGTCTGGTGAGCTCGTCCGTCTCGAGCAGGAGGCGTTGCAAGCCGTGGAGCGCTATCGGGACGCCGCCCGGCGTCTCTTCGCCCGCAAGCTTGCCGAGCTGCCCGGTCATGCGTTCGTGGAGCTGTGCCTGCTGGCGCTCGAGCGGGTGGGGATGACGCAGATCCGCGCGGTACGTCGCGCAGGGACATCGGGAGCCGAGGCGCACTTCACGGGCGTGCTTCGCCCTATCGGCGGCGAAGAGATGCGGGTCGCCCTGGTCATTCGACGTGATGGTCGCGAGATTGGTCGCGAGCGTGTGACCGAGCTCCGAGGAGGCCTGCACCACTACGGCCCTGCTGTTGCGGGTTGGCTCCTGACGGCGGGTCAGACGCTCTCGGGAGCGCGTGAAGAGGCTGGTGCAGCGGGCGCTGCGCCGATCTCGCTCTACGATGGCGCCTCTCTCGCGCGTCTGTGCGAGGAGAATGACGTGGCCGTGCTGCGTGCTCGGCTGCCGATCGCGATCCCCGACGTGGATCTGCTCGACGCGCTGCGAGCATCCTGACCCACTCGAACTGCTTGGATCGGGGCGTCGACGTCTCGTACGTCGCAGCCCCGGTCTTCGCAGATTGACGTCACGGAGGATCCTTGTCAGCGTCCTCCATCATGCGTGAACGCGCGACCCTTTGCGCTGTGCTCACGAGCGCCGCGTTCCTGACCGGCTGTCCCAGCGTCAGTCCACCCCGCTCGCAGTTTCCCACGGGAGAGGCCGCTCTCGACCGGATGAAGGAGACGTACTCCTGCGTCAATGGGGTGCAAGGGACCGCGAAAATCGACCACTTCTCGAGCAAGGGGCGAATTCGCGGTGACGTCTACATCCTCGCCGTCAATCCCGATCGGGTCCGTTTCGACATCGTCAGCCCGTTCGGCGCCAATCTCTATACCCTCACCTCCAATGGCTCGACGTTCGAGATGCTCGACGTCAAGGAGAAGCAGTTTCTCTACGGTCCGGCCAGCGCGTGCAACCTCGCCCGCATGACGCAGGTGCCCATTCCGGGGCATGCGCTGACTTCATTGCTCCGTGGTGAGGCCCCTGTCCTCGCTCATTCTCCCGAGAATGCGTCGATCCGCTGGGATGAGGGCGGCTTCTATCACGTCGACGTGAAGGGCTCCCGGGACGCCACGGAGGAGATTCACCTGGGCGTTCACCCCGACGATTTCGACAAGCCGTGGGAGGCGCAGCGGATTCGGGTGCTCGACGTCAGCGTGGAGCAGCGCGGAACGGTGCTCTACCATGCAGAGCTGAGCAATCATGAACCGATCGAGACGTCCAAACCTCGAGAGGATCCCGATGGAATCGACGAGCCGATTCCGCCCATCGGTGGCGTCTGTCGAGCCGAAGTCCCTCGATCCATCCGGATGCGTGTCCCGCATACGGAGGATGACGTGATCTTTCAGTACAAAGAGGCAAAGTGGAACCCCCCTGTGATGCAAGGGAGCTTCCGGCAGCCTGTTCCTGGCGGGGTTCTTCGGCGCTTCGTCGAATGTCGAGATTGATGGCCGGCGCCCGCTACGGCGGCAGGATGCCCGAGTGATGGCCAGTGTGAGGAGTCATCACGGCCACCGATGTCGGAGGCTGACTGCTTCTCTTCATGGCCGACGCGGTGCCATGGGCCCTCAGGGCTCGGAGCAGACAGTCTGCGGGGCGCTGGCTCCGAGTTTCATGCGCGCCCTGCTGCTCTCGTCCAGCACTTCGAGGGTGTAGCGCTCGAGAGCTTCCGCTCGATGAGCCGATGTGTGCTCCGCGAAAACTCGTTGTCGGGCGCGCTGGGCAAGCGCGAGGCGTTCCGAATCGAACGTTTCCCGGAGACGGCGCACCACGTCGTCCGTCGAGCGCACGAGGAGGATCTCACGGCCTGGCTGAAAGAACGACTCGAGTCCCGGCCACGGATCCGTCAGGATCGGCGTCCCGCATGCTGCTGCCTCGAATAGCCGGACGCTGGGGGACCAGCCGGTCTCCACCATGTCGCAGCGTGTGACGTTCAGCGTGAATCGCTGCGCATTGTAGAAGCTGCGGTGCTCAGGCGGTGGCAGATGCTCGATGCGGTGCACGTTTTCGGGCCAGGCGATGGTGGGCGGATATTGCGTTCCTGCGACGGCGAATCGGCCCCTGCGGAAGCGGCGAGCTGATTCCAGCAATAGTCTGTCGAGAACCGGCTGGCGATCGTCCACGTATGTACCCAGATAGCCCAGATCCCAGCGGCTGTCCGAGGGTTCGGGATGGTACACCTCCGGATCGACGCTGCAATACAAGGGCCGTGCTCTAGGTGCACCGTATTTGCGCTCGAGCAATGACAAGGTCGGGCCGCCCGTGAAGGAAAGATAGAGAGCATAACGATTGATGAGCCGAGGGGTCAGGTAGCGATGATCGCCGAGCGCCAGCTTCCGTAGCGTGACCGGCGTATCGAGATCATAGAAAGCGACTTTTCCTCGAGCTTCGTCGAGCACCCAGCTTCCGATGTCCGCTCCGTCGGCCATCGATGAGCCGATCACCACGAGGTCTGCCTCTTTTATCGCTCCGACAAACCGATCTCGTAGCTCTTCGGTGCTCTTGTACAGTGCGACTTCCGCGTAGGGGGGTCGTGGAAGATCCCGATGTCGTTCGTGAGAAGGCAGATCGCGTTCCAGGAAAAGCAGGCTGTGTCCTCGAGCATGCAGCGCCCGAAGGAGCGCTCGATAGGTCGTTGCATGTCCGGTTCCCCAGGAAGACGTGATTGAGAGACCCAGGAAGACGTAGCGAAGGCTCGGTATACTCATGGTCTCGCAGCGTCGAAGGTTGATATTTCCGGGATGGACACGGACACTTGCTCCACCGAAATGGGAAGGCTCGGCGCTCCGGAAGGGAGGGGAGCTGGAGGATTCGAAGCAGACGAATCCATATGTCGCCAGCCTATGGGGGACGCGATCGCAGTCTCGCTTGCCACGAGCGCTCCGTTGCGCCAGTCCGTCATCCCACCGAGCGAATGTCGATGCCGCACGATTAACACGGCGATCGATGACGCGCAATCGATGCGAGGGAGGACCGACCCATGGACCG is part of the Chondromyces crocatus genome and encodes:
- a CDS encoding HTH domain-containing protein translates to MTFTDAAAEVLRLVGRPLHYKEITDIAIEKNLLSHVGKSPEVTMGARLAAMLKKDSPENPLVRVKPGVFALREWDERTIRAGLDKKGKRPAKAEEVVKPAPEVESDAEAELGVEAEADGEFEEPGEAEESVGLVEAEDGQPELPPSEDDSELLEASTEVEVSIDAAATDEEDEERPSSEHSAQHRAVVIPPASPSRSTLQFVEEEEDAEPAGPDDVMRAEAVAGAAEIFDEEDDDDQPILGGDDRSLSAADQGEGRRRRRRRRRGRSGPETGAPGNGGLPTYTATPVEGRSSEGRGAEGRSSEGRGAEGRSSEGRGFEGRSFEGRGFEGRNGGREPAVTTEPAFRPQIIEFTGGEGYALDDLGGRDLADAVASLLATFDRNAGPVSLRQIAETAQRRGKLQGDPQLVQSQVAAAMRADNARRTAAGQRARFRFTGGRVALTDWQLSGELVRLEQEALQAVERYRDAARRLFARKLAELPGHAFVELCLLALERVGMTQIRAVRRAGTSGAEAHFTGVLRPIGGEEMRVALVIRRDGREIGRERVTELRGGLHHYGPAVAGWLLTAGQTLSGAREEAGAAGAAPISLYDGASLARLCEENDVAVLRARLPIAIPDVDLLDALRAS
- a CDS encoding LolA family protein gives rise to the protein MRERATLCAVLTSAAFLTGCPSVSPPRSQFPTGEAALDRMKETYSCVNGVQGTAKIDHFSSKGRIRGDVYILAVNPDRVRFDIVSPFGANLYTLTSNGSTFEMLDVKEKQFLYGPASACNLARMTQVPIPGHALTSLLRGEAPVLAHSPENASIRWDEGGFYHVDVKGSRDATEEIHLGVHPDDFDKPWEAQRIRVLDVSVEQRGTVLYHAELSNHEPIETSKPREDPDGIDEPIPPIGGVCRAEVPRSIRMRVPHTEDDVIFQYKEAKWNPPVMQGSFRQPVPGGVLRRFVECRD
- the alaS gene encoding alanine--tRNA ligase: MSPSQSAVSSQVRRTFLDFFAQRGHEVVASAPLVPQNDPTLMFVNAGMVQFKDVFTGKEKRPYTRAASSQKCIRISGKHNDLENVGVTARHQTFFEMLGNFSFGDYFKEEAIVYAWELLTKVYGVPASRLIVTVYNGEGGFPADEEAAAIWRKVTGFGDDRIQRLGLADNFWTMGDTGPCGPCSEIHFFHGNEPDLSRFGEEPRIDGSGWTEIWNNVFMQYDRAEKDGPVTPLPAASVDTGMGLERIASVLQGVTSNYDTDLLRGLVDRAAQLSGKRYTGSTGADDVSMRVIADHARTTAFLIAEGVMPEKQKREYVLRRVMRRAIRHGHRLGIEKPFLHEVALDVVRLMGDVYPELNERRELIARVTEDEEVRFRATLKRGMKILEERFGAMQSTDARVLPAEAAADLYTTYGFPLDLTQVICAEQKFEVDVAGAEAIIRGAEETDGPINPEAALDPAFREARGRLQEPVTFTGYDAEEGDSEVVALIRVDTEGSGEKARRRRVLVDRAEAGTHVEVVVASTPFYAESGGQVGDIGTITASGLLVEVKDAQKPLTGLTVHDGVVSQGSIEVGQRVHLEVNHAARSATRRNHSATHVLHWALRKVLGEHAQQKGSRVGPDILRFDFAHNKPLTREEAEKIEDLVNAKLLSNASVQTDVLSMDEAKKRGAMAIFEEKYGDTVRMLSMTPEVVELCGGTHASALGDIGFFKITGEGGVAAGVRRLFAATGLNALSYVRSLENDMGRARQAARAQGGDLAEKIGKLVAHERELEKKIAELERRLAEGGGPGQGSGGGLEAFLEGAREVGGVKVLARRLADGTSAAALREIAEKLRDKLGDRAAVLLGSVVGDKVQLALMVSKAATERLKAGDLIRPIAKVVGGSGGGRPDMAQAGGTEIGKIDAAIEAAYVEFEKKLG
- a CDS encoding CgeB family protein, whose protein sequence is MSIPSLRYVFLGLSITSSWGTGHATTYRALLRALHARGHSLLFLERDLPSHERHRDLPRPPYAEVALYKSTEELRDRFVGAIKEADLVVIGSSMADGADIGSWVLDEARGKVAFYDLDTPVTLRKLALGDHRYLTPRLINRYALYLSFTGGPTLSLLERKYGAPRARPLYCSVDPEVYHPEPSDSRWDLGYLGTYVDDRQPVLDRLLLESARRFRRGRFAVAGTQYPPTIAWPENVHRIEHLPPPEHRSFYNAQRFTLNVTRCDMVETGWSPSVRLFEAAACGTPILTDPWPGLESFFQPGREILLVRSTDDVVRRLRETFDSERLALAQRARQRVFAEHTSAHRAEALERYTLEVLDESSRARMKLGASAPQTVCSEP